The Chaetodon auriga isolate fChaAug3 chromosome 3, fChaAug3.hap1, whole genome shotgun sequence genome has a window encoding:
- the aspm gene encoding abnormal spindle-like microcephaly-associated protein, whose product MSETLTSTRKGFLDFSPVRRDDGNKENNVPVLSLIQFSKAPFLTFGTVKLGTSKSAVLRIENPTEEAEAEVTVEKIPSSKGFSVDSTNFTIQPAGSFTLTVTWTPAEEGGIRELLIIGANGVLKHQAVMLGRAEAPKKKKKSLWDTIKNKREGEKMAGPMRKKTDHPLKMAANKTFQVSRKPQYKLGKPRSPLASLNDGRAVKARSRSKHSPINDYPQKSEEHKALNSTQSQRSVALCDQEKTRHVQRNSPLVLLVPAGNLMDSGNASASPDALMGKLENKDLTKLLNTTLSPIGTPEKFKKLMPHIQSDNPLSAPVKSVAEADDADCVLSGAPVLSLKDALALIDSDLSHINNSPGDISSSCSFTDSLESKSGNHGCGPGRNVLRALPDSPQGSESSEPRLTFFVSKTVVSEVCVSEADKATERVKKASFTSATVTKSKAPVEANSSSGRKIKKSRRKLLEKTLELSDSSSSQFDSGPGTPILPVIVQDTGTKGRLSSEAAGCEAQEFTSPSLTRLDGSPAPITFPVTSPPSLVPARFSFSVTSPPPAIAAPMTFTVTSPSPLGSSSPLHFNLTSNPKVYELSPSVSRSPSIQEESFPIHMAVKSKKRKSEEYLKSDGKIEDAGKTERVKRSKVVAAKTEPSGSLQERRRASHRQQPRPAGSVRSMTTSSLKSARSVVPVQAKQSSSTSTSRGARSLKSSAAPAVKTAKVIAVAQSKLTFIKPVQTAIPRHPMPFAAKNMFYDERWIEKQERGFTWWINYVLTPDDFKVNTEVANVNAVSIAMGSNDKFSVPNAPTKEEMSFSTYTARRKLNRLRRSACQLFTSEAMVKAIQRLELEVEAKRLRVRKDRHLWKDIGERRKVLNWLLSYNPLWLRIGLETIYGELISLESNSDALGLAMFVLQRLLWNPDIAAEFRHAKVPHLYKDGHEEALSRFTLKKLLLLVCFLDKAKESRLIEHNPCLFCLDAEFKTSKDLLLAFSRDFLSGEGILPRHLGYLGLPVSHVQTPLDEFNFAVKNLAVDLKCGIRLVRVMELLIQDWSLSSKLRLPAISRLQKVHNVDVALQVLKSKGVDLKDEHGSTIDSRDIVDGHREKTLSLLWKIIFAFQVEVILDMDQLREEIGFLKRTLRTKRRLASLRADRGLRSSPAKARVPYEHSSAKITLLMDWVRAVCDFYNLKVENFTVAFSDGRVLCYLIHHYHPGLLPEEAVSQSTTQNVECSLRGRLELNCSASDSDNSFESLPTGLNGPDSLSVEFKELLENEKNNFRQVNSAVSFLGGVPAMINPADMSNTIPSEKVVMSYLSFLCARLLDLRNETRAARVIQGAWRKYRLNKDLQLYKERNVAAVKIQLVVRSFLQRRRAKRQNRAVVIIQSIWRGYAARNRLRLQKEAQLRALQHEAAAVIQAQWRRFSAMRAYQRLRYYAIVIQAQWRMRQAACAYGRICWAATVIQKHLRACALARRDREHYLSLRTAVVKIQRGYRRWKIHKTEKENHAAKVIQAVFKKWYEAKMAERSAAAVRIQSWYRMQRCLHQYSKIKTSAVLIQAQYRGHAQRRCFQMLKLQHHSAVVIQSAFRGRAVRKQVAKMRRAAVIIQRWFRASVERDVERQIFVRIRCAAITIQAAYRGKVARESLKKQHKAAAAIQAAFRKYAAQRRYLLLRKAAAVIQQKYRATVLALKTKKDYDALRNAALTIQAKWRGRADRKMIEKRHQCATLIQAYYRRHKAHTEYRSKKEAAVGIQRHYRAYVAGKEMRETYLQLRAACVFLQAGFRGMRVRTEQKKKHRAATVIQASVRMFLCRKQYFLLQSAAIIIQSRYRALVVCRAQQIEYRGLKQAAIKIQAVYRGFRVRKALKKRHSAARAIQAQFRMHRMRMAYLATKCAAIIIQERYRAKMLRDQEMQRYRTMKSAAAVIRAAYRGYKARKKIAQMHQAATVIQRKFLTVQERKRFLAIKAAALVCQQMYRAASLARKDRLDYLAKQRAVICLQAAYRGYEVRKELRNQHAAAVTIQSYFRMYQQRTYYKKLHWAVSALQARYRANKKMREDMQVLSVKRRATVVLQTAFRGMKSRQIIKQRHQAASVIQRAYRSHCEHKHYLIFKSSVLTIQRRYRATVAAKDQKKQYQQIRRAAVVLQAAYRGQRVRKEVAQQHQAATVIQSAFRRHREEVRFWAMRFSAIIIQRYYRSCVLQRKERENFLKARHSAIILQAAFRGHRVRTNIAKMHRAATVIQANFKRHKQQSAFKRQCWAACVLQQRFRAQRQRNIEIKHYQEVRKAVIDLQAAFRGMKSRRMVKQRHQAASVVQRAYRTHCEHKRYLTLKSSVLTIQRRYRATEAAKKQMQEYKTMRSAAVVLQAAYRGQRVREEVARWHQAATVIQSAFRRHREEVRFQAMRLSAIIIQRYYRSYILQRQDRGNFLELRHSAIVLQAAYRGKQVRGKISRWHQAATVIQSAFRRHREEVRFQAMRLSAIIIQRYYRSCVVQRKERENFLKVRHSAILLQAAFRGHRVRTNIAKMHRAATVIQANFKRHKQQSAFRRQCWAACVLQQRFRAQRQRNIEIKHYQQHRKAAVVLQAAFRGMKSRRMVKQRHQAASVIQRAYRTHCEHKRYLTLKSSVLTIQRRYRATEAAKKQMQEYKTMRRAAVVLQAAYRGKQVREKIAHWHQAATVIQSAFRRHREEVKFQAMHLSAIIIQRYYRSCVLQRQDRGKFLKKKQSAILLQAAFRGHHVRTNIAKMHRAATVIQANFKRHQQQSAFRRQCWAACVLQQRFRAQRQRHIEIKHYQEVRKAVIDLQAAFRGMKSRRMVKQRHQAASVVQRAYRAYCKRKQYLKLKSSVLAIQQKYRATVAAKAQRTQYLEMRSAAIIIQAAYRGQWVRKEVTQQHQAATVIQSAFRRHREEVKFQAMRLSTIIIQRYYRSCVLHRQDREKFLKMKQSAIVLQAAFRGWCVRRDISRQNQAAIVIQSQWRCSMHSRIFQRKREAARRLQRRVRAVQLGRSERNNYIRMRRAAITLQAHCRDWIARRQVLEAAMAERRLRFTSAVFHHLRAIKIQRALRAHWALESAKRQIHSVITIQRWVRARQQRRQYLEDRRKVVIAQRVVRRCLARRHKAASIIQQAVRKFLLLRRQKRVEKGIVRAQALWRGHRSRRLNDNPKVVKLRHRLREVSTDVQEEDKLCNKTSSALDYLLRYKHFSYILEALKNLETATRLSPECCERLVESGATNVIFTLIRCCNRSVPCMDVITFSIQILLNLSKYHKTIEAVYSVEHSVETLLDLLQRYREKAGDKVAEKGGSIFTKACFLLALLLQDKHRAVEVMKLPKLLDKIRSIYRLTARKHKMDAERTVIKQKMNASLNGSFFIQATPRKSHPVPKFAPDWVLRKDKLKDIVDPLRAIQMVANTLSITL is encoded by the exons atgtcagaaacgTTAACGTCAACACGGAAAGGATTTCTGGACTTCAGTCCAGTGAGGAGAGACGACGGCAACAAAGAGAATAATGTTCCCGTTTTGAGTCTGATCCAGTTTTCAAAGGCTCCTTTTTTGACCTTCGGAACAGTAAAGTTGGGAACCTCCAAGTCGGCTGTTTTGCGAATTGAAAACCCGACAGAGGAGGCCGAAGCGGAGGTTACTGTAGAGAAGATCCCGTCAAGTAAAGGCTTCTCTGTGGACTCAACCAACTTCACGATTCAG CCTGCAGGCTCATTCACTTTGACGGTGACATGGACACCAGCAGAGGAAGGTGGGATCAGAGAGCTCCTCATCATCGGTGCCAATGGGGTCCTCAAGCACCAGGCTGTGATGCTGGGCAGAGCAGAGGcaccaaaaaagaagaag aagaGCTTATGGGacacaatcaaaaacaaaagagagggTGAAAAAATGGCTGGGCCcatgagaaagaaaacagatcaTCCACTGAAGATGGCAGCCAATAAAACCTTCCAAGTGTCCCGAAAGCCACAGTACAAACTGGGAAAGCCTCGCAGCCCGCTTGCTTCTCTCAACGATGGCAGAGCTGTCAAAGCAAGGTCCCGCTCCAAGCACAGTCCCATTAACGATTACCCTCAGAAATCAGAGGAGCATAAGGCCTTGAATTCTACCCAGAGCCAGCGGTCTGTGGCCTTGTGTGACCAGGAGAAGACCCGTCATGTTCAGAGGAACTCTCCTCTTGTCCTCCTTGTTCCAGCCGGAAACCTGATGGACTCTGGCAACGCCTCTGCTAGCCCAGATGCTCTGATGGGCAAACTCGAAAATAAAGATCTTACCAAACTGCTCAACACGACGCTGTCACCTATCGGGACACCGGAGAAGTTTAAGAAGCTCATGCCTCACATTCAGTCAGATAACCCACTTTCTGCTCCTGTGAAGTCTGTGGCCGAGGCAGATGATGCTGACTGTGTGTTGTCTGGAGCACCAGTTCTGTCCCTGAAAGATGCTCTGGCCCTCATCGACTCTGATCTGAGCCACATTAACAACAGTCCTGGAGACATTAGTTCGAGCTGTAGCTTTACAGATTCACTGGAGTCTAAGAGTGGGAATCATGGCTGTGGACCTGGCAGAAATGTCCTCAGAGCATTACCCGATAGCCCACAGGGGTCTGAGTCCAGTGAGCCAAGGCTTACTTTCTTTGTCAGCAAAACTGTCGTGAGTGAGGTTTGTGTTTCAGAGGCCGATAAGGCAACAGAAAGGGTCAAAAAGGCCTCTTTTACCTCTGCCACAGTGACCAAGAGTAAAGCACCAGTGGAGGCAAACAGTTCGAGtgggaggaaaataaagaagtCAAGGCGGAAGCTCTTAGAGAAAACACTCgagctgtctgacagcagcagcagtcagtttgACTCTGGACCAGGAACTCCAATCCTTCCTGTGATAGTCCAAGACACAGGAACCAAGGGACGGCTGAGCTCTGAGGCTGCCGGATGTGAAGCCCAGGAATTTACCTCCCCCAGCTTGACTCGGCTCGACGGCTCACCTGCACCCATCACCTTCCCCGTCacctcccctccatctctggTTCCTGCTCGCTTCTCTTTCTCAgtcacctcccctcctcctgcaaTCGCTGCTCCCATGACTTTTACCGTCACCTCTCCGTCACCCTTGGGCTCgtcttctcctcttcacttcAACCTCACGTCAAATCCTAAAGTGTACGAGCTGTCTCCCAGCGTTTCCAGATCCCCGTCCATTCAGGAAGAGTCCTTCCCCATTCACATGGCGGTGAAGAGCAAGAAAAGGAAGAGTGAGGAGTATTTGAAAAGTGACGGCAAGATTGAGGATGCTGGGAAAACGGAGCGTGTCAAAAGGAGCAAAGTGGTCGCTGCAAAAACTGAGCCCTCAGGATCGCtccaggagaggagaagagcatCACACAGGCAACAGCCAAGACCAGCAG gCTCGGTGCGCTCCATGACCACATCGTCTCTAAAGTCGGCACGCTCTGTGGTTCCTGTCCAGGCAAAGCAGTcgagctccacctccacctccagag GTGCCCGGTCTCTGAAGTcatctgctgctccagctgtgaaGACGGCAAAAGTCATTGCTGTAGCCCAGTCAAAGCTGACCTTTATTAAGCCAGTGCAAACAG CCATACCGAGACACCCGATGCCATTTGCGGCCAAGAACATGTTCTATGATGAGAGGTGGATTGAGAAGCAGGAGCGGGGATTCACGTGGTGGATCAACTACGTCCTCACCCCAGATGACTTTAAAGTCAACACTGAAGTCGCTAATG TGAACGCTGTGTCCATTGCCATGGGCAGCAATGACAAGTTCAGTGTGCCTAACGCTCCCACCAAAGAGGAGATGTCCTTCAGCACCTACACAGCCCGACGGAAGCTCAACCGCCTCCGTCGCTCTGCCTGCCAGCTGTTCACATCTGAGGCCATGGTCAAGGCTATTcagaggctggagctggaggtggaggccAAGAGGCTGCGCGTCCGGAAAGACCGCCATCTTTGGAAGGACATTG GTGAACGCCGAAAAGTCCTCAACTGGCTTCTTTCGTACAATCCGCTGTGGTTACGGATTGGGCTTGAG ACAATCTATGGCGAGCTGATCTCACTGGAGAGCAACAGCGACGCCTTGGGTCTGGCCATGTTCGTCCTCCAGCGGCTGCTCTGGAACCCAGACATCGCCGCTGAGTTCAGACACGCCAAAGTGCCTCATCTTTACAAAGACG GCCACGAGGAGGCGCTGTCTCGCTTCACTCTGAagaagctgctcctgctggtgTGCTTCCTGGACAAAGCCAAAGAGTCCCGGCTGATCGAGCACAACCCCTGTCTGTTCTGCTTGGACGCAGAGTTCAAG acGAGTAAAGACCTGCTCCTGGCCTTCTCCAGGGACTTCCTGAGTGGAGAGGGCATCCTCCCCCGGCACCTGGGCTACCTCGGGTTACCCGTCTCCCACGTGCAGACGCCCCTGGACGAGTTCAACTTCGCTGTGAAGAATTTGGCAGTTGACTTGAAATGCGGCATTCGTCTagt GCGTGTGATGGAGCTCCTCATCCAGGACTGGAGTTTATCATCAAAGCTCCGTCTGCCAGCCATCAGCCGCCTGCAGAAGGTCCACAACGTCGACGTGGCTTTGCAAGTGCTCAAAAGCAAAGGGGTCGACCTCAAGGATGAGCACG GCTCCACCATTGACTCCAGAGACATTGTGGatggacacagagagaagacactGAGCCTCTTATGGAAGATCATCTTTGCATTTCAG GTGGAGGTGATTTTGGACATGGATCAGCTGAGGGAGGAAATTGGCTTCCTGAAGAGAACCCTGAGGACCAAACGGAGGCTGGCGTCTCTGAGGGCCGATCGGGGCCTTCGGTCCAGTCCTGCAAAGGCCAGGGTGCCGTATGAACACAGCAGCGCTAAGATCACCCTGCTGATGGACTGGGTCCGAGCTGTGTGTGACTTCTACAATCTGAAG gtggAGAACTTCACTGTGGCGTTCTCGGATGGCCGCGTCCTCTGCTACCTTATCCATCACTACCACCCCGGGCTCCTGCCAGAGGAGGCTGTCAGTCAGAGCACAACTCAGAATGTCGAGTGCTCACTGAGGGGCCGCCTGGAGCTCAACTGCTCAGCCAGCGACTCCGACAACTCCTTTGAGTCCTTGCCAACAGGCCTGAATG GCCCAGATTCTCTGTCAGTGGAGTTTAAAGAGCTACTggagaatgagaaaaacaacTTCAGGCAAGTCAACTCTGCTGTGTCTTTCCTGGGTGGAGTTCCTGCCATGATCAACCCAGCTGACATGTCCAACACCATCCCCAGTGAGAAG GTTGTGATGTCTTACCTGTCCTTCCTGTGTGCTCGTCTCCTGGACCTGCGGAATGAAACCAGAGCAGCTCGGGTCATACAGGGCGCCTGGAGGAAGTACAGGCTAAACAAGGATCTACAGCTCTACAAG GAAAGAAATGTGGCTGCTGTGAAAATCCAGTTAGTTGTGAGGAGTTTTCTCCAGAGGCGCAGAGCTAAGAGGCAGAATCGAGCGGTCGTTATCATCCAGTCGATCTGGAGGGGTTACGCAGCCCGAAACAGGCTGAGGCTGCAAAAAGAGGCTCAGCTTCGGGCTCTGCAGCatgaagcagcagctgtcatCCAG GCTCAGTGGAGGAGGTTTTCGGCCATGCGGGCTTACCAACGCCTCAGATACTACGCCATTGTTATCCAAGCACAGTGGCGAATGAGGCAGGCAGCCTGTGCTTATGGAAGAATCTGCTGGGCAGCAACAGTCATTCAGAAGCACTTGCGAGCATGTGCTCTTGCAAGAAGAGATCGGGAACATTATCTCTCCCTTCGAACTGCAGTGGTGAAAATACAGAGAGGGTACAGAAGATGGAAAATCCACAAAACTGAAAAGGAAAATCATGCTGCCAAAGTGATACAAGCAGTGTTTAAGAAATGGTATGAGGCAAAAATGGCTGAAAGAAGTGCTGCCGCTGTGAGGATTCAGTCTTGGTATCGAATGCAGAGGTGTCTCCATCAATATAGTAAGATCAAGACGAGCGCTGTGCTCATTCAAGCCCAATACCGAGGTCATGCACAGAGGCGCTGCTTTCAGatgttgaagctgcagcaccACTCGGCTGTCGTCATTCAGAGTGCCTTCAGAGGGCGTGCTGTCAGAAAACAGGTGGCAAAGATGAGGCGTGCGGCAGTCATAATCCAGCGTTGGTTCAGGGCCTCTGTGGAAAGAGACGTGGAAAGGCAAATATTTGTGAGGATAAGATGCGCTGCTATTACCATACAAGCAGCTTATCGTGGAAAAGTGGCTCGGGAATCCctgaaaaaacagcacaaagcagcagcagcgatcCAGGCGGCTTTTAGGAAGTATGCTGCCCAAAGGCGCTACCTTCTCTtgagaaaagctgcagctgtgataCAGCAAAAGTACAGAGCCACAGTTTTGGCTCTTAAGACAAAGAAGGATTATGATGCTCTTAGGAATGCTGCACTCACCATACAAGCCAAatggagaggcagagctgacaggaagaTGATAGAGAAACGGCATCAGTGTGCAACACTGATACAGGCTTACTACCGTCGGCACAAAGCGCACACTGAGTACAGGTCCAAGAAGGAAGCTGCTGTAGGCATACAGCGTCACTACAGAGCTTATGTGGCTGGAAAGGAGATGAGGGAAACATACCTGCAATTGAGAGCagcctgtgtttttctccaggCTGGATTCAGAGGCATGAGGGTTaggacagagcagaagaaaaagcaCCGGGCAGCGACTGTCATTCAGGCCTCAGTCAGGATGTTTTTATGTAGGAAGCAATATTTTCTCCTCCAAAGTGCAGCGATTATCATCCAAAGCCGATACAGGGCTCTTGTGGTCTGCAGGGCACAGCAAATTGAATACAGAGGGCTTAAGCAGGCTGCCATAAAGATACAGGCTGTCTACCGGGGATTTAGAGTGAGAAAAGCCCTAAAAAAGAGGCACAGTGCTGCCAGAGCAATACAGGCTCAATTCAGGATGCACAGAATGCGTATGGCTTACCTTGCCACCAAGTGTGCTGCCATCATTATTCAGGAACGTTACAGGGCCAAAATGCTCAGGGATCAAGAGATGCAGAGGTACAGAACAATgaaatctgcagctgcagtcatcCGGGCGGCATATCGTGGCTACAAGGCCAGGAAGAAGATTGCCCAGATGCACCAAGCTGCCACAGTCATTCAGAGAAAGTTTCTGACCGttcaggagaggaagaggttcCTAGCTATCAAGGCTGCAGCTTTGGTTTGTCAACAGATGTACAGAGCAGCGAGTCTGGCAAGAAAAGACCGTTTGGACTATCTGGCAAAGCAAAGGGCAGTCATTTGTCTGCAGGCAGCCTACAGAGGATATGAGGTCAGAAAGGAGTTGCGTAACCAGCATGCGGCAGCTGTGACAATTCAGTCTTACTTCCGAATGTACCAGCAGAGGACCTACTACAAGAAGCTCCACTGGGCTGTCAGTGCATTGCAAGCACGCTACAGAGCCaacaagaaaatgagagaggacATGCAAGTCCTGAGCGTCAAGAGAAGAGCCACTGTTGTGTTACAGACTGCCTTCCGTGGAATGAAATCCAGGCAAATCATCAAACAAAGACATCAGGCTGCCAGTGTTATCCAGAGAGCTTACAGATCCCACTGTGAACACAAGCACTATCTGATCTTCAAATCCTCTGTCCTCACCATTCAGCGGCGATATCGGGCCACTGTAGCAGCCAAGGACCAAAAGAAACAATACCAGCAAATACGCAGAGCAGCAGTCGTCCTTCAGGCAGCATACAGAGGGCAGCGGGTCAGGAAGGAGGTCGCGCAGCAACATCAGGCTGCCACTGTGATCCAGTCTGCATTCAGaaggcacagagaggaagtAAGATTCTGGGCCATGCGCTTCTCCGCCATTATCATCCAGAGATACTATCGCTCCTGTGTTcttcagagaaaagaaagggaaaacttTCTGAAAGCGAGACATTCTGCCATCATCCTTCAGGCAGCTTTCAGAGGTCATCGAGTGAGAACCAACATTGCCAAGATGCACAGGGCAGCTACTGTCATTCAAGCAAACTTCAAGAGGCATAagcagcagtcagccttcaagAGGCAGTGCTGGGCAGCCTGTGTTTTGCAGCAGAGGTTCAgagctcagagacagagaaacattGAGATAAAACATTATCAAGAGGTTAGGAAAGCTGTCATTGATCTGCAGGCTGCCTTCCGTGGAATGAAATCCAGAAGAATGGTCAAACAAAGGCATCAAGCAGCCAGTGTTGTGCAGAGAGCTTACAGAACACACTGTGAGCATAAACGGTATCTGACCTTGAAATCCTCCGTCCTCACCATCCAGCGCAGATATCGGGccactgaagcagcaaagaAGCAAATGCAAGAATACAAAACAATGCGCAGCGCAGCAGTCGTCCTTCAGGCAGCATACAGAGGGCAGCGGGTCAGAGAGGAGGTTGCTCGTTGGCATCAAGCTGCCACTGTGATCCAGTCTGCATTCAGaaggcacagagaggaagtCAGATTCCAGGCCATGCGTCTATCTGCCATTATCATCCAGAGATATTATCGCTCTTATATTCTTCAAAGACAAGACAGAGGAAACTTTCTAGAACTGAGACATTCTGCTATTGTCCTTCAGGCAGCATACAGAGGGAAGCAGGTCAGAGGGAAGATTTCTCGTTGGCATCAGGCTGCCACTGTGATCCAGTCTGCATTCAGaaggcacagagaggaagtgagattCCAGGCTATGCGTCTATCTGCCATTATCATCCAGAGATACTATCGCTCCTGTGTTgttcagagaaaagaaagggaaaacttCCTGAAAGTGAGACATTCTGCCATCCTTCTTCAGGCAGCTTTCAGAGGTCATCGTGTGAGAACCAACATTGCCAAGATGCACAGGGCAGCTACTGTCATTCAAGCAAACTTCAAGAGGCATAagcagcagtcagccttcaggaGGCAGTGCTGGGCAGCCTGTGTTTTGCAGCAGAGGTTCAGAgctcagaggcagagaaacattgagataaaacattatcaacagcacagaaaagcCGCTGTTGTGTTACAGGCTGCCTTCCGTGGAATGAAATCTAGAAGAATGGTCAAACAAAGGCATCAAGCAGCCAGTGTTATCCAGAGAGCTTACAGAACACACTGTGAGCATAAGCGGTATCTGACCTTGAAATCCTCCGTCCTCACCATCCAGCGCAGATATCGGGccactgaagcagcaaagaaacaaatgcaAGAATACAAAACAATGCGCAGAGCAGCAGTCGTCCTTCAGGCAGCATACAGAGGGAAGCAGGTCAGAGAGAAGATTGCTCATTGGCATCAAGCTGCCACTGTGATCCAGTCTGCATTCAGaaggcacagagaggaagtCAAATTCCAGGCCATGCACCTGTCCGCCATTATCATCCAGAGATACTATCGCTCCTGTGTTCTTCAGAGACAAGACAGAGGAAAGTtcctgaaaaagaaacaatcGGCCATCCTTCTTCAGGCAGCTTTCAGAGGTCATCATGTAAGAACCAACATTGCAAAGATGCACAGGGCAGCTACTGTCATTCAAGCAAACTTCAAGAGgcatcagcagcagtcagccttcaggaGGCAGTGCTGGGCAGCCTGTGTCTTGCAGCAGAGGTTCAgagctcagagacagagacacattgaGATAAAACATTATCAAGAGGTTAGGAAAGCTGTCATTGATCTGCAGGCTGCCTTCCGTGGAATGAAATCCAGAAGAATGGTCAAACAAAGGCATCAAGCAGCCAGTGTTGTGCAGAGAGCTTACAGAGCCTACTGCAAACGCAAGCAGTATCTGAAATTGAAATCATCCGTCCTTGCCATTCAGCAAAAGTATCGTGCTACTGTAGCAGCTAAAGCACAAAGAACACAATACCTGGAGATGCGCAGTGCAGCCATCATCATTCAAGCAGCATACAGAGGGCAGTGGGTCAGGAAAGAGGTCACTCAGCAACATCAGGCTGCTACTGTGATCCAGTCTGCATTCAGaaggcacagagaggaagtCAAATTCCAGGCCATGCGTCTGTCCACCATTATCATCCAGAGATACTATCGCTCCTGTGTTCTTCacagacaagacagagaaaagttcctgaaaatgaaacaatccGCCATCGTCCTTCAGGCAGCTTTCAGAGGCTGGTGTGTCAGGAGGGATATAAGCCGGCAAAATCAGGCTGCCATTGTGATCCAGTCGCAGTGGAGATGCTCAATGCACAGCCGTATCTTCCAAAGGAAGAGGGAGGCAGCTCGGAGACTTCAGCGGAGGGTTCGGGCAGTGCAGCTCGGCAGGTCGGAGAGGAATAACTACATCCGAATGAGGCGAGCTGCTATCACACTTCAGGCACACTGCCGAGATTGGATTGCAAGGCGACAG GTACTAGAGGCAGCCATGGCAGAGAGGCGGCTCCGGTTTACATCGGCAGTCTTCCACCATCTCAGAGCCATAAAGATCCAACGAGCTCTGAGAGCCCACTGGGCTTTGGAGTCGGCCAAAAGACAAATCCATTCTGTCATCACCATACAG cGATGGGTGAGAgcgaggcagcagaggagacagtatctggaggacaggaggaaggtGGTTATAGCCCAGAGAGTGGTCAGGCGCTGCTTAGCTCGTCGCCACAAAGCTGCGTCCATCATCCAGCAGGCTGTCCGGAAATTCCTCCTTTTGAGGCGCCAGAAGAGGGTTGAGAAAGGCATTGTCAGAGCTCAG GCTCTGTGGAGAGGACACCGCTCCCGCAGACTGAATGACAATCCCAAGGTGGTGAAGTTGAGACACCGCTTACGCGAAGTGTCCACTGACGTCCAGGAGGAGGACAAACTGTGCAACAAGACGTCGTCTGCTCTGGACTACCTCCTTCGATACAAACACTTCTCCTACATTCTAGAGGCCCTGAAAAACCTGG AGACTGCCACCAGGCTGTCCCCAGAGTGCTGTGAGCGGCTGGTGGAGAGCGGAGCCACCAATGTCATCTTCACACTCATCCGCTGCTGCAACAGGAGCGTCCCCTGCATGGACGTCATCACCTTCTCCATCCAGATCCTCCTCAACCTCTCCAAG TACCACAAGACTATTGAGGCAGTGTATTCGGTGGAACACTCAGTGGAAAcgctgctggacctgctgcagAGATACCGGGAGAAGGCGGGTGACAAAGTGGCAGAAAAGGGAGGCAGCATCTTCACCAAGGCCTGCTTCCTTCTTGCTCTGCTCCTGCAAGACAAGCACCGTGCTGTG GAGGTCATGAAGCTACCAAAGCTCTTGGATAAGATACGCAGTATTTACCGCCTGACTGCTCGCAAACACAAGATGGATGCAGAAAGAACTGTTATCAAACAGAAGATGAATGCGTCATTGAATGGGAGCTTCTTCATTCAAGCAACGCCACGCAAGTCCCACCCTGTTCCAAA gtttgCACCAGATTGGGTTCTCAGAAAGGACAAGCTAAAAGATATTGTGGATCCTCTCAGGGCCATCCAAATGGTGGCAAACACCCTCTCTATCACATTGTAA